In one Acetobacter sp. genomic region, the following are encoded:
- a CDS encoding glycine--tRNA ligase subunit alpha, with amino-acid sequence MDPASPRPTGKPLSFQDLILTLHRFWSAQGCAILQPYDIEVGAGTLSPHTTLRALGDTPWKAAYVQPSRRPSDGRYGENPNRLQHYYQYQVLLKPTPEESQQLLLESYRAIGIDPDLHDIRFVEDDWENPTIGAWGLGWEVWCDGMEVTQFTYFQQVGGIPVSVPSTELTYGLERLAMYVQGVENVYDLAFNDAGLKYGDVFLRAERDYSRHNFELANTEMLHRHFIDAEKESVALAEAGVAQPAYDQCLKASHLFNLLDARGVISVSERASYIGRVRTLAKLCCETWLAEEAATKKVEG; translated from the coding sequence ATGGACCCGGCGTCCCCTCGCCCTACCGGCAAACCCCTGTCGTTTCAGGATCTGATCCTGACCCTCCATCGCTTCTGGTCGGCCCAAGGGTGCGCCATCCTTCAGCCCTACGACATCGAGGTCGGCGCGGGCACGCTCTCCCCGCACACCACGCTGCGGGCTCTGGGCGACACGCCGTGGAAGGCCGCCTATGTGCAGCCGTCCCGCCGCCCTTCCGACGGGCGCTATGGCGAGAACCCGAACCGGCTCCAGCACTATTACCAGTATCAGGTGCTGCTGAAGCCGACGCCGGAAGAGAGCCAGCAGCTTCTGCTGGAGAGCTATCGCGCCATCGGCATCGACCCTGATCTGCATGACATCCGCTTTGTCGAGGATGACTGGGAAAACCCGACCATCGGCGCATGGGGTCTCGGCTGGGAAGTCTGGTGTGACGGCATGGAGGTGACGCAGTTCACCTACTTCCAGCAGGTCGGCGGTATTCCCGTGTCGGTGCCGTCCACGGAACTGACCTACGGGCTTGAGCGCCTCGCCATGTATGTGCAGGGCGTCGAGAACGTCTATGACCTCGCCTTCAACGATGCCGGTCTGAAATATGGCGATGTGTTCCTGCGGGCCGAGCGCGATTACTCGCGGCATAACTTTGAACTGGCGAACACGGAGATGCTGCATCGCCACTTCATCGACGCTGAAAAAGAGTCCGTCGCGCTGGCGGAAGCCGGTGTAGCGCAGCCTGCTTACGATCAGTGCCTGAAGGCCAGCCATCTGTTCAATCTGCTTGATGCGCGTGGCGTTATCAGCGTGAGCGAGCGCGCTTCCTATATCGGTCGCGTCCGCACGCTGGCTAAGCTCTGCTGTGAAACCTGGCTGGCCGAAGAAGCTGCCACAAAGAAGGTGGAGGGCTGA
- a CDS encoding OmpA family protein, with protein sequence MIGVGMTIKKIYLLFIISPLLSSVSMAQTDSLMNPDKCVPSTLYVGFREGSSTLVGSSQKILDYIVKTAISENSYVLLEGHFDTNEKNANRNLSLERMTSVIKDLVKNGVPENHIWTRDGFDNYEHIKGFKGRYELYSSVSVIIPKQYRSCWIEEENKKKSIIKNMCFGIKTDSECLKLLDGIGYGGK encoded by the coding sequence ATGATAGGGGTAGGTATGACAATTAAGAAAATTTATCTGCTTTTTATAATTTCACCACTTCTTTCGTCTGTCAGTATGGCTCAGACAGATAGCCTGATGAATCCAGACAAATGCGTCCCATCAACACTCTATGTGGGCTTCAGGGAAGGTTCCTCAACGCTGGTTGGTTCATCGCAAAAGATTCTTGATTATATAGTGAAAACTGCAATATCGGAAAATAGTTATGTGCTTTTGGAAGGGCATTTTGATACTAATGAAAAAAATGCAAACCGGAACCTTTCATTGGAAAGAATGACTTCTGTAATAAAAGATCTGGTGAAAAATGGAGTGCCTGAAAATCATATATGGACAAGAGATGGGTTTGATAATTATGAGCACATAAAAGGTTTTAAGGGTCGATATGAATTGTATTCTTCTGTAAGTGTTATTATTCCAAAGCAGTATAGGTCTTGTTGGATAGAAGAAGAAAACAAAAAGAAATCCATAATAAAAAATATGTGTTTTGGTATAAAAACTGACAGTGAGTGTTTAAAACTTCTGGATGGGATTGGTTATGGCGGAAAATAG
- a CDS encoding dihydroxyacetone kinase subunit DhaK yields the protein MTVKIKKKETKPMKRFFNSRETLVTESLDGLLRSSRGQHLCRLDGYPEIKVVLRKERNPEHVAIISGGGSGHEPAHAGFVGEGMLDAAVCGSVFASPGVDAVLAAILAVSGKAGCLLVIKSYTGDRLNFTLAAEQARDMGIPVETVIVGDDIALPDSRFPRGLAGTVLVHKIAGHAASQGEPLDVVARKAREAAKKIASIGLSLTDCNAYDPEHETRLKDDQAELGLGIHGEPGAQQIAVASADELMKQAASALEKTLPKGKGKYGLLLNMLGSVPPVEMNLLLESFARTSLAERIECVIGPAPVMTALDMNGFSLTVIELTDDITAALGAPVEPAAWPGVAPFGKPALRKMPKLPETFEGEASSNAQLEALMRTGAEALIENTDSLNALDAKIGDGDAGSTFAEAAKEILKVIDRLPLADPHALCGTIGRVLTRHTGGSSGALLSVLFSTAGRSTSSWAAALQEGLEAMQTLGGAKPGDRTMIDAIDPALKALADGGSLKDAAAAARKGADATRKMGKAHAGRASYVPESQMNDVPDPGAEAIARLLEAMSASS from the coding sequence ATGACAGTTAAGATCAAAAAGAAAGAGACCAAGCCGATGAAGCGCTTCTTTAACTCCCGTGAAACTCTGGTGACGGAATCGCTCGATGGCCTGTTGCGTTCTTCCAGAGGGCAGCATCTCTGTCGTCTCGACGGCTACCCCGAGATCAAGGTGGTTCTGCGCAAGGAGCGGAATCCCGAGCATGTGGCGATCATCTCCGGCGGTGGCTCCGGCCACGAACCAGCCCACGCTGGCTTTGTCGGGGAAGGCATGCTGGATGCGGCAGTCTGCGGTTCCGTGTTCGCGTCTCCGGGCGTCGATGCCGTGCTGGCCGCGATTCTGGCCGTCTCCGGAAAAGCCGGATGCCTGTTGGTCATCAAAAGCTACACCGGCGACCGCCTGAATTTCACGCTGGCCGCCGAGCAGGCCCGCGATATGGGCATCCCTGTCGAAACAGTCATTGTGGGCGACGATATCGCGCTTCCCGACAGCCGCTTTCCACGCGGGCTGGCCGGAACCGTGCTGGTCCACAAGATCGCCGGTCACGCAGCTTCACAGGGCGAACCTCTGGACGTCGTGGCCCGTAAGGCGCGGGAAGCCGCAAAGAAAATTGCATCGATCGGTCTCTCTCTGACGGATTGCAACGCCTACGATCCTGAACATGAAACCCGTCTGAAGGACGATCAGGCTGAACTGGGGTTGGGCATTCACGGTGAACCGGGCGCCCAGCAGATTGCTGTTGCATCAGCCGACGAACTCATGAAACAGGCCGCTTCCGCCCTTGAGAAAACGCTTCCCAAGGGAAAAGGAAAATACGGACTGCTGCTCAACATGCTCGGCAGCGTGCCGCCTGTGGAAATGAACCTGCTTCTTGAATCGTTTGCCAGAACATCCCTCGCAGAGCGGATTGAATGTGTCATTGGACCAGCGCCAGTCATGACGGCGCTGGATATGAACGGCTTCTCTCTGACCGTCATCGAACTGACGGACGACATCACGGCGGCATTGGGAGCGCCGGTTGAACCCGCCGCATGGCCCGGGGTCGCGCCATTCGGTAAACCGGCCCTCCGCAAGATGCCGAAACTTCCCGAAACCTTTGAAGGTGAGGCATCCTCCAACGCGCAACTGGAAGCCCTGATGCGCACGGGGGCCGAAGCCCTGATCGAAAACACGGACAGCCTCAATGCGCTTGACGCCAAAATCGGCGATGGCGACGCAGGTTCGACCTTTGCCGAAGCCGCAAAGGAAATCCTCAAGGTGATCGACCGTCTTCCACTTGCTGACCCGCACGCGCTGTGTGGCACCATTGGGCGCGTGCTGACCCGTCACACTGGCGGTTCCAGCGGGGCTCTTCTGTCGGTTCTGTTCTCGACAGCAGGCCGCAGCACGTCATCATGGGCCGCAGCACTTCAGGAAGGACTGGAGGCCATGCAGACACTGGGAGGCGCAAAACCGGGTGACCGCACCATGATCGACGCAATTGATCCGGCTCTGAAAGCGCTGGCTGATGGCGGCTCACTGAAGGACGCGGCAGCAGCGGCCCGTAAAGGAGCCGACGCCACCAGAAAGATGGGCAAGGCTCACGCCGGACGTGCATCCTACGTGCCGGAAAGCCAGATGAACGACGTGCCGGACCCCGGCGCGGAGGCGATCGCACGGCTGCTGGAAGCCATGTCTGCATCATCATGA
- a CDS encoding bifunctional aconitate hydratase 2/2-methylisocitrate dehydratase, with protein sequence MNAYSDYLTEIKERESQGLSPKPIDDGALVRDIIALIEDAGNEQRADALKFFIYNTLPGTTSAAGVKAAFLKKIVEGETIVPEITPTYALELLSHMKGGPSVKVLLDIALGDDAAIAKQAGEVLKTQVFLYDADMFRLRDAYKAGNVVAKDVLESYAKAEFFTKLPPVEDDIKVVTFIAAEGDISTDLLSPGNQAHSRSDRELHGKCMISPEAQQEIVALQKQHPDARVMMIAEKGTMGVGSSRMSGVNNVALWTGKQASPYVPFVNFAPIVAGTNGISPIFATTVDVTGGIGINLKNWFRKTGEDGKAILNNDGNPILEEKYSVATGTILKIDVKNKQLRDENGKELVDIAAAFTPQKLEFMKAGSSYAIVFGKKLQTFAAQTLGIEAPAVFAPNKEITVENQGLTAVEKIFNRNAVGVTPGKVLHAGSDVRVKVNIVGSQDTTGLMTAQELEAMAATVISPLVDGAYQSGCHTASVWDKKAQVNIPKLMKFMNDFGLITARDPKGVYPPMTDVIHKVLNDLTVSDWDIIIGGDSHTRMSKGVAFGADSGTVALALATGEATMPIPQSVKVTFKGTMQPHMDFRDVVHATQAQMLKQCGDNVFQGRIIEVHIGTLLADQAFTFTDWTAEMKAKASICISQDETLIESLEIAKSRIQIMIDKGMENAAGTLKGLIAKADKRIAEIRSGEHPPLAPDDNAKYFAEVVVDLDVINEPMIADPDVNNADVSKRYTHDTIRPISYYGGTKKVDLGFVGSCMVHKGDMKIVAQMLKNIEKAKGKVEFNAPLVVAAPTYNIIDELKAEGDWEILERYSGFEFDDAHPKSAPRTEYENILYLERPGCNLCMGNQEKAEKGDTVLATSTRLFQGRVVEDSGTKKGESLLASTPVVVLSAILGHTPSNEEYMEAVEGIDLTTFAPPKAPLIDSASVHY encoded by the coding sequence ATGAACGCCTACTCAGATTACCTGACCGAAATCAAGGAACGAGAAAGTCAGGGGCTTTCCCCCAAGCCGATTGACGACGGCGCTCTCGTTCGTGACATCATTGCATTGATTGAAGATGCAGGTAACGAGCAGCGGGCAGATGCTCTCAAATTCTTCATTTACAACACATTGCCGGGCACTACGAGCGCGGCGGGTGTCAAGGCGGCTTTTCTGAAGAAGATCGTTGAGGGCGAAACGATCGTCCCGGAGATCACGCCTACCTACGCTCTTGAGCTGCTCTCACACATGAAGGGCGGCCCCTCGGTCAAGGTTCTGCTCGATATCGCTCTTGGTGATGACGCCGCGATCGCCAAACAGGCGGGAGAGGTGCTGAAGACGCAGGTTTTCCTCTACGACGCCGACATGTTCCGGCTGCGTGACGCCTACAAGGCAGGCAATGTGGTCGCCAAAGACGTGCTGGAAAGCTACGCCAAGGCCGAATTTTTCACAAAACTCCCACCTGTTGAGGACGACATCAAGGTCGTCACTTTCATCGCGGCTGAAGGTGATATCTCGACCGATCTTCTGTCACCGGGCAATCAGGCACATTCACGCTCGGACCGTGAATTGCACGGCAAATGCATGATTTCGCCTGAGGCCCAGCAGGAGATCGTTGCGCTGCAGAAGCAGCACCCCGACGCGCGGGTGATGATGATCGCCGAAAAAGGCACGATGGGTGTCGGCTCGTCGCGTATGTCAGGCGTGAACAACGTCGCGCTGTGGACCGGTAAACAGGCCAGTCCCTACGTTCCTTTCGTCAATTTTGCGCCGATCGTCGCAGGGACCAACGGTATCTCGCCGATTTTCGCAACGACTGTCGATGTGACCGGTGGCATCGGCATCAACCTGAAAAACTGGTTCAGGAAGACCGGTGAAGATGGTAAGGCGATCCTGAATAACGATGGCAATCCCATCCTTGAGGAGAAATACTCGGTCGCGACCGGTACCATCCTGAAGATCGACGTGAAGAACAAACAGCTTCGCGACGAGAACGGCAAGGAACTGGTTGATATCGCCGCCGCCTTCACACCCCAGAAGCTGGAGTTTATGAAGGCGGGCAGCTCTTACGCTATCGTTTTCGGCAAGAAGCTCCAGACATTTGCCGCCCAGACGCTGGGGATCGAGGCTCCGGCCGTTTTCGCGCCGAACAAGGAAATTACGGTCGAGAATCAGGGCCTGACCGCAGTCGAGAAAATCTTCAACCGCAACGCTGTTGGCGTGACGCCGGGCAAGGTCCTGCACGCAGGGTCGGATGTTCGCGTCAAGGTGAATATCGTCGGTTCACAAGATACAACCGGTCTGATGACTGCGCAGGAACTTGAGGCGATGGCGGCGACCGTCATTTCGCCTCTGGTGGATGGCGCGTATCAGTCCGGCTGTCACACGGCATCCGTCTGGGACAAGAAGGCGCAGGTGAACATTCCGAAGCTCATGAAGTTCATGAACGACTTCGGTCTGATCACCGCCCGTGATCCGAAGGGTGTCTACCCTCCGATGACGGATGTGATTCACAAGGTTCTGAACGATCTGACCGTCAGTGACTGGGACATCATTATCGGTGGTGACAGCCACACCCGTATGTCCAAGGGTGTGGCGTTTGGCGCCGACTCAGGCACCGTGGCGCTGGCTCTGGCTACCGGTGAGGCGACCATGCCGATCCCACAGTCGGTCAAGGTGACGTTCAAGGGCACGATGCAGCCGCACATGGATTTCCGTGACGTGGTGCATGCGACACAGGCGCAGATGCTCAAGCAGTGCGGCGACAACGTGTTTCAGGGGCGTATCATCGAAGTGCATATCGGCACGCTTCTTGCCGATCAGGCCTTCACCTTTACCGACTGGACAGCCGAGATGAAGGCCAAGGCCTCCATCTGCATCTCTCAGGATGAAACGCTGATTGAGTCGCTGGAAATCGCCAAGTCGCGCATCCAGATCATGATCGACAAAGGCATGGAGAATGCCGCCGGCACGCTGAAAGGCCTCATCGCCAAGGCTGACAAGCGTATTGCCGAGATACGTTCGGGCGAACATCCTCCGCTTGCTCCGGATGACAACGCGAAATATTTCGCCGAGGTTGTTGTTGATCTCGACGTGATCAACGAGCCGATGATCGCTGATCCTGATGTCAACAACGCTGACGTATCCAAGCGCTACACACACGACACTATCCGCCCGATTTCCTACTATGGCGGCACCAAGAAGGTGGATCTCGGGTTTGTGGGCTCGTGCATGGTGCATAAGGGCGACATGAAAATCGTGGCCCAGATGCTCAAGAATATCGAGAAGGCAAAAGGAAAGGTGGAGTTCAACGCTCCGCTCGTTGTCGCCGCGCCGACCTATAACATCATTGACGAACTGAAGGCTGAAGGCGACTGGGAGATTCTGGAGCGTTATTCCGGCTTCGAGTTTGACGACGCGCATCCGAAAAGCGCACCGCGGACCGAATACGAAAACATCCTTTATCTGGAGCGTCCGGGCTGCAACCTGTGCATGGGTAATCAGGAAAAAGCGGAAAAGGGTGACACCGTTCTGGCGACTTCGACCCGTCTGTTTCAGGGGCGCGTCGTGGAAGATTCCGGCACCAAGAAAGGAGAATCACTTCTGGCTTCGACGCCGGTCGTGGTGCTGTCGGCAATCCTTGGCCACACGCCGAGCAACGAGGAATACATGGAGGCCGTTGAGGGCATTGACCTGACAACATTTGCTCCTCCCAAAGCTCCTCTGATTGACTCCGCGTCTGTCCATTACTGA
- a CDS encoding YbaK/EbsC family protein, whose translation MSLESVKAFFTANAPDVEIIDQGASTATVPLAAQALGVKEGQIAKTLAIKVGDERVLVVMAGDARLDNRKTKAAFGARPRMLPAEEVLELTSHPVGGVCPFGLPQPLKVYCDVSLKAFDEVYPAAGSLTSSVRLTPEQLAELVDAGWVDVSQDVVSG comes from the coding sequence ATGAGTCTTGAATCCGTTAAAGCCTTTTTCACCGCCAACGCGCCCGACGTGGAGATCATCGATCAGGGCGCAAGCACGGCGACCGTCCCTCTGGCGGCGCAGGCGCTGGGCGTGAAGGAAGGCCAGATAGCCAAGACGCTGGCCATCAAGGTGGGCGACGAGCGGGTTCTCGTCGTCATGGCCGGAGATGCACGCCTCGATAACCGCAAGACCAAGGCCGCCTTCGGCGCTCGCCCCAGAATGCTCCCCGCCGAGGAGGTGCTGGAACTCACCAGCCACCCCGTCGGCGGCGTGTGCCCGTTCGGTCTGCCTCAGCCGCTGAAAGTCTATTGTGATGTTTCGCTGAAGGCATTTGATGAGGTCTACCCGGCGGCAGGCTCACTCACGAGTTCCGTGCGGCTGACACCCGAGCAGTTGGCGGAGTTGGTTGATGCGGGGTGGGTGGATGTTAGTCAGGATGTGGTGTCTGGATGA
- a CDS encoding MFS transporter yields the protein MPALRRSQIIALTISSLLFMEQLDGTILATALPAIASSLHVDPVAASVALTSYIVGLAIFIPVSGAVADRFGSRTTLMVAITLFIVCSILCGQATSLPVLALGRMVQGVGGALMMPVGRLVLLRSVAKSELLKTMTWMMMPATLGPMFGPVLGGFITTLLSWRWNFYINVPVGLLGLYLTWKHIPQLQEKRTHPFDWPGMGLAGGGLALLSFSAEMISHNTKPYWLSVILLVAGACLFLGYFRHMKRYPNPVLDFRLMEVPTFRLSVLSGAASRLAAGSFPFLLPAFLQIGFGLNPAQSGMVVFAAPIGALCSRVYVPRLFQRFGFRTVMMTTGWGGALAFGAIACFQKDWPLWTLTLVLLASGAVQAIQFSAYNSIAYADLPEERMSSATSFYSTFQQMMLSAGICVAALAVTVSRAVQDHPQAVAADFRVGFLVVGALTCLAVPLAGLLRPDAGASVSGHGLGNKRRG from the coding sequence ATGCCAGCTCTACGCCGATCGCAGATCATAGCTCTGACCATTTCCAGTCTGTTGTTCATGGAGCAACTCGACGGCACCATTCTGGCAACAGCTCTCCCGGCGATCGCTTCTTCCCTGCATGTGGATCCGGTGGCGGCTTCCGTCGCGCTGACATCCTACATCGTCGGGCTGGCTATCTTCATTCCCGTATCCGGTGCTGTGGCTGACCGTTTCGGTAGTCGAACGACCCTTATGGTGGCGATCACCCTGTTTATTGTCTGTTCCATTCTCTGCGGTCAGGCGACAAGCCTCCCGGTGCTGGCCTTGGGACGCATGGTGCAGGGAGTGGGCGGCGCGTTGATGATGCCGGTCGGCAGGCTGGTGCTGCTGCGGAGCGTCGCCAAATCCGAACTGCTGAAAACCATGACCTGGATGATGATGCCCGCCACGCTCGGACCGATGTTCGGGCCTGTGCTGGGCGGTTTCATCACCACACTGCTGTCTTGGCGCTGGAACTTCTACATCAACGTTCCTGTCGGGCTGCTCGGGCTTTATCTGACGTGGAAACATATCCCCCAGTTGCAGGAAAAGCGGACACATCCGTTCGACTGGCCCGGCATGGGACTGGCTGGCGGCGGTCTGGCTCTTCTGTCCTTCAGTGCGGAGATGATCAGCCACAACACAAAACCCTACTGGCTCTCCGTCATTCTGCTGGTCGCCGGAGCCTGTCTGTTTCTCGGCTATTTCCGGCACATGAAGCGGTACCCCAATCCGGTTCTTGATTTCCGGCTGATGGAAGTTCCGACCTTTCGTCTGTCCGTTCTGAGCGGTGCGGCCTCACGTCTCGCAGCCGGATCGTTTCCGTTCCTTCTGCCTGCCTTTCTACAGATCGGCTTCGGATTAAATCCGGCGCAAAGCGGTATGGTGGTTTTTGCCGCGCCCATCGGAGCACTGTGCTCACGCGTGTATGTGCCGCGCCTGTTCCAGCGGTTTGGCTTCCGCACGGTCATGATGACCACGGGCTGGGGTGGGGCGCTTGCCTTTGGCGCCATCGCCTGCTTCCAGAAGGACTGGCCGCTCTGGACACTGACACTGGTACTGCTGGCGTCCGGCGCCGTGCAGGCGATCCAGTTTTCGGCTTACAACTCCATAGCTTATGCTGATCTGCCGGAAGAGCGGATGAGCAGTGCAACCAGCTTCTATTCCACCTTCCAGCAGATGATGCTGTCAGCAGGCATCTGCGTGGCGGCTCTCGCTGTGACCGTATCGCGTGCTGTTCAGGACCATCCGCAGGCGGTGGCGGCGGATTTCAGGGTGGGATTTCTGGTGGTTGGGGCGCTGACATGTCTTGCCGTGCCGCTGGCTGGGCTGTTGCGACCGGATGCGGGGGCGAGTGTGAGTGGGCATGGGTTGGGAAATAAAAGAAGAGGCTAA
- the glyS gene encoding glycine--tRNA ligase subunit beta codes for MAELLLELLSEEIPARMQETAGEDLVRLFQKTFAALNPREVKTFTGPRRIALTCQLNTEVPAETVVERGPREGAPEQALAGFTRKHGVSKDDLVLENGFWVLNRATPAVSAEVSLAERLPEILRQFPWPKSMRWGTGSSFTWVRPLRRILCILDGTVVPFSLATDTDTGHGLTSGNLTEGHRFFPVGSTSAEPFAVRNVADWREGLNSRRVMVEASDRRQAIVKGINELAAQEGLNIVPDAGLVDEVAGLVEWPVPLLGRIDETFMELPAEVMQVSMRVNQRYFALRHSDGTAAPRFAFVANIEPTDGGAQVIAGNERVLRARFSDARHFWDLDRKQTLESRVAGLDRVTFHADLGSQGERVKRLVRLAEIIAPMVGANPAHAARAALLSKSDLSTGMVGEFPELQGVMGGYYARHDREPEDVSTAIAEQYMPRGPADSVPTAPVSIALALADRFDMLVGFFAVGAKPSGSGDPYGVRRAALGIINLIRTNSLRLDLVALFVKASEALPPAIQNAPDLDLLPGFIAERLRVQLRSEGARHDILAAISVGNTDSDIVRLLARTDALASMLATEDGKNLLAATKRAANILRIEDKKDGPHEGTPDASLYTQAEEIALANALGAVIPKVEAAFGEERYSDAMREAASLRSVLDTFFDKVTVNADDAQVRGNRLKLLSELVRMTRLIADFSQIDG; via the coding sequence ATGGCTGAACTTCTGCTCGAACTTCTCTCGGAAGAAATCCCTGCCCGCATGCAGGAAACGGCAGGCGAGGATCTCGTCCGTCTGTTCCAGAAAACCTTCGCTGCTCTCAATCCGCGCGAGGTGAAAACCTTTACCGGTCCGCGTCGGATTGCCCTGACCTGCCAGTTGAATACCGAAGTCCCCGCCGAGACCGTGGTCGAGCGTGGTCCGCGTGAAGGTGCACCGGAACAGGCGCTGGCCGGGTTCACCCGCAAGCATGGTGTGAGCAAGGACGATCTGGTTCTGGAAAACGGCTTCTGGGTGCTGAACCGCGCAACGCCTGCCGTGTCCGCCGAAGTCTCTCTGGCCGAACGCCTGCCTGAAATCCTGCGCCAGTTTCCGTGGCCGAAGTCGATGCGCTGGGGCACGGGCAGCAGCTTTACTTGGGTTCGTCCGCTGCGTCGTATCCTGTGCATTCTGGATGGAACAGTCGTGCCGTTCTCACTGGCGACGGACACGGACACCGGTCACGGCCTGACAAGCGGCAATCTCACGGAAGGTCACCGTTTCTTCCCGGTTGGCTCCACATCCGCCGAGCCTTTTGCCGTCAGAAATGTTGCGGACTGGCGTGAAGGGCTGAACAGCCGTCGCGTGATGGTGGAGGCGTCCGATCGGCGTCAGGCCATCGTCAAAGGCATCAACGAACTGGCCGCACAGGAAGGGCTGAACATCGTTCCTGACGCCGGACTGGTGGATGAGGTCGCCGGACTGGTCGAATGGCCGGTGCCGCTGCTGGGTCGTATCGACGAGACGTTCATGGAACTGCCTGCCGAGGTGATGCAGGTCTCCATGCGTGTGAACCAGCGTTACTTCGCGCTGCGTCACAGCGACGGCACGGCCGCTCCGCGCTTCGCTTTCGTGGCGAACATTGAGCCGACTGACGGCGGCGCACAGGTCATTGCCGGCAACGAGCGCGTGCTGCGGGCCCGCTTCTCCGATGCGCGTCACTTCTGGGATCTGGATCGGAAGCAGACGCTTGAGTCACGCGTTGCGGGCCTCGATCGCGTCACGTTCCATGCCGATCTCGGCAGTCAGGGCGAACGCGTGAAACGGCTTGTGCGGTTGGCGGAAATCATCGCGCCGATGGTGGGAGCCAACCCGGCCCATGCCGCGCGCGCTGCTCTGCTGAGCAAGAGTGATCTTTCCACCGGCATGGTCGGCGAGTTCCCCGAGTTGCAGGGCGTGATGGGCGGTTATTATGCCCGTCATGACCGTGAGCCTGAGGATGTCAGCACCGCAATTGCCGAGCAGTATATGCCGCGTGGTCCTGCTGACAGTGTGCCGACTGCTCCGGTTTCCATCGCTCTGGCGCTGGCTGACCGGTTTGACATGCTGGTCGGGTTTTTTGCAGTCGGCGCAAAGCCGAGTGGCTCTGGCGATCCGTATGGCGTGCGTCGCGCGGCTCTGGGAATCATCAATCTGATCCGCACCAACAGTCTGCGTCTTGATCTGGTCGCGCTGTTCGTGAAGGCGTCCGAAGCTCTGCCTCCTGCCATTCAGAACGCGCCTGATCTGGATCTGCTGCCGGGATTCATCGCTGAACGTCTGCGCGTGCAGCTTCGCAGCGAGGGTGCGCGTCATGATATCCTCGCCGCCATCTCGGTGGGAAATACGGATAGCGATATCGTTCGTCTGCTGGCCCGCACGGATGCGCTGGCTTCCATGCTGGCGACGGAAGACGGCAAGAACCTGCTTGCTGCGACCAAGCGGGCTGCGAACATCCTGCGGATTGAGGACAAGAAGGACGGTCCGCACGAGGGCACGCCGGATGCCTCGCTCTATACGCAGGCGGAGGAAATCGCTCTGGCCAATGCACTGGGCGCTGTCATCCCCAAGGTTGAAGCGGCCTTTGGCGAGGAACGCTATTCGGATGCGATGCGTGAGGCCGCCAGCCTGCGCTCCGTGCTGGACACGTTCTTCGACAAGGTGACGGTCAATGCGGACGATGCGCAGGTCCGTGGCAATCGTCTGAAACTGTTGTCGGAACTGGTGCGGATGACGCGCCTGATTGCGGATTTCAGCCAGATTGATGGGTGA